A genome region from Oryctolagus cuniculus chromosome 20, mOryCun1.1, whole genome shotgun sequence includes the following:
- the LOC108178621 gene encoding dolichyl-diphosphooligosaccharide--protein glycosyltransferase subunit 4-like: protein MIMDVQLAIFTNMLGVSLFLLVALYHYVAVNNPKKQE from the coding sequence ATGATCATGGACGTGCAGCTCGCCATCTTCACCAACATGCTGGGCGTGTCCCTCTTCCTGCTTGTCGCTCTCTATCACTACGTGGCCGTCAACAACCCCAAGAAGCAAGAATGA